One window of Gemmatimonadaceae bacterium genomic DNA carries:
- a CDS encoding efflux RND transporter permease subunit produces the protein MLNRLIEWSAQNRLIVGIMALALSLGGIWAIRNTPLEALPDLSDVQVIVQTEYGEQAPKIVEDQVTYPLAAEMLKVPGASTVRGYSFFGVSFVYVIFEDGTDLYWARSRVLEYLNGIKGRLPANVSPTLGPDATGLGWIYQYALEDTTGRLDLAQLRGVQDWYLRYALTAVPGVAEVASVGGFEKQYQVDIDPTRLQAYGVPLTRVMSAIQAANSDVGAMVMELSEREYMVRGLGYLRGIGDIENVVVGATKAGTPIRVRELGRVSVGPAVRRGITDLDGRGDAVGGIVVMRFGENALATIERVKAKLGDAQSGLPPGVVVRPVYDRSALIEESIGTVRETLLEEAIIVAVICVVFLLHVRSALVAVITLPISVLIAFIGLRAFDIGADIMSLGGIAIAIGEMIDAAIVMVENMHKHLERRAPAGATHIDTATLTTRERMDIVLTSAKEVGPSLFYSLLIITVSFIPVFTLEGQEGRLFKPLALTKTFAMAAASLLSITLVPVLMGLFIRGKIYREAKNPLSRAMIRGYRPVLAWVMAHRWGMISLSAAALIVTYIPFQRIGSEFMPPLEEGTILYMPSTLPGISVARARELLRQQDAILKSFPEVASVWGKAGRANTATDPAGLDMAETTISLKPKSEWRDGMTYDRLVAAMDSAVRMPGVTNAWTMPIKGRIDMLATGIRTPVGVKLFGPDLATLERLGKELESLLKTVPGTRSGFAERAVSGYYLDIDIDRVAAARHGLNVGDIQTVIAAAIGGMTITQTVEGRERYGVRVRYPQELRDTPERLASVLVPVSHDAGTAPASMGDGMATANSRAPSRGAAQIPLGQVATIRQVSGPMVVRTEDAQPTAWVYVDVEGTDIGGYVADAKQVVSRDLVLPAGYTMAWSGQFEYMERATAKMQLVVPATLAIVFLLLYFNFGSISETLIVMLSIPFTLIGGIWFLWALDYEWSVAVTVGFLALAGVAAETAVIMLVYLNSAWAERSADGKVPTVKDLYEAVIEGAVERVRPKMMTVASTMIGLLPILWGTGTGASVMKRIAAPMIGGMVSSTILTLLVVPAIYSLVKERQLVAAARANRTDGPGRMAPSDPTVPSLA, from the coding sequence ATGCTGAATCGACTCATCGAGTGGTCGGCGCAGAATCGCCTGATCGTCGGCATCATGGCGCTGGCGCTGTCGCTCGGCGGCATCTGGGCCATCAGGAACACACCACTGGAGGCGTTGCCCGACCTCAGCGATGTGCAGGTGATCGTGCAGACGGAATACGGCGAGCAGGCGCCGAAGATCGTCGAAGACCAGGTGACCTATCCCCTCGCTGCCGAGATGCTCAAGGTCCCCGGTGCAAGCACGGTACGAGGGTATTCATTCTTCGGTGTCTCCTTCGTCTACGTGATTTTCGAGGACGGAACGGACCTCTACTGGGCGCGGTCGCGCGTCCTCGAGTATCTGAACGGCATCAAGGGCCGGCTGCCTGCCAACGTCTCGCCGACACTCGGTCCTGACGCCACGGGCCTGGGCTGGATTTATCAGTATGCCCTCGAAGACACGACCGGCCGCCTCGACCTCGCACAGCTCCGCGGTGTGCAGGATTGGTATCTCCGGTACGCGCTCACCGCAGTACCCGGCGTGGCCGAGGTGGCGAGTGTTGGCGGCTTCGAGAAGCAGTATCAGGTCGATATCGACCCTACGCGGCTGCAGGCGTACGGCGTTCCGCTGACTCGAGTCATGAGCGCCATCCAGGCGGCCAACAGTGACGTCGGCGCGATGGTGATGGAGTTGTCGGAGCGCGAGTACATGGTGCGTGGGCTCGGGTACCTGCGCGGCATTGGCGACATCGAGAATGTGGTGGTTGGTGCGACGAAGGCAGGCACGCCGATCCGGGTGCGCGAACTCGGTCGTGTCTCCGTCGGTCCTGCCGTCCGCCGTGGCATCACGGACCTCGATGGGCGCGGTGATGCGGTCGGCGGGATCGTCGTGATGCGATTCGGTGAGAATGCACTCGCCACCATCGAGCGCGTCAAGGCAAAGCTTGGCGATGCCCAGTCGGGACTGCCGCCGGGGGTCGTCGTGCGTCCGGTCTATGACCGCAGCGCCCTCATCGAGGAGTCCATCGGGACGGTGCGTGAGACGCTTCTGGAGGAGGCAATCATCGTCGCGGTCATCTGCGTCGTGTTCCTGCTGCACGTGCGCTCCGCGCTTGTGGCGGTGATCACGCTGCCGATCAGTGTCTTGATTGCCTTCATCGGCCTCCGCGCCTTCGACATTGGCGCGGACATCATGTCACTCGGCGGGATCGCCATTGCGATTGGTGAGATGATTGACGCGGCTATCGTGATGGTGGAGAACATGCACAAGCACCTCGAGCGTCGGGCGCCCGCGGGTGCGACACACATCGATACTGCCACGCTGACGACACGCGAGCGGATGGACATCGTACTGACCTCGGCCAAGGAGGTCGGTCCGTCGCTGTTCTACTCGCTCCTGATCATCACGGTCTCCTTCATCCCTGTCTTCACGCTCGAGGGTCAGGAAGGTCGCCTCTTCAAGCCATTGGCGTTGACGAAGACGTTTGCGATGGCCGCCGCCAGTCTGCTCAGCATCACGCTCGTGCCGGTGCTGATGGGCCTGTTCATCCGCGGCAAGATCTATCGCGAGGCGAAGAATCCACTCAGCCGCGCGATGATTCGCGGCTACCGCCCGGTGCTCGCATGGGTGATGGCGCACCGCTGGGGAATGATCAGCCTCTCGGCGGCCGCGCTGATCGTGACGTACATCCCATTCCAGCGCATCGGCAGCGAGTTCATGCCACCGCTCGAGGAGGGCACCATCCTGTACATGCCGTCAACGCTGCCTGGGATCAGCGTTGCCCGAGCGCGCGAATTGCTGCGTCAGCAGGACGCGATCCTGAAGTCATTCCCTGAAGTGGCCAGCGTCTGGGGCAAGGCGGGACGTGCGAACACCGCCACGGACCCAGCGGGACTGGACATGGCGGAGACCACGATCTCGCTCAAGCCGAAGTCGGAATGGCGAGACGGTATGACCTATGACAGGCTCGTCGCCGCCATGGACTCGGCGGTCAGGATGCCTGGGGTGACGAATGCCTGGACGATGCCGATCAAGGGGCGCATCGACATGCTCGCGACTGGCATCCGCACCCCCGTTGGTGTGAAGCTCTTCGGGCCGGACCTGGCCACGCTCGAGCGGCTCGGCAAGGAGCTCGAGTCACTCCTCAAGACGGTGCCCGGTACGCGCAGCGGATTCGCCGAGCGAGCCGTCAGTGGGTATTACCTCGACATCGACATCGACCGCGTCGCCGCGGCGCGCCATGGCCTCAACGTCGGCGACATCCAGACGGTGATTGCGGCTGCCATCGGTGGGATGACGATCACGCAGACCGTCGAGGGCCGCGAGCGATACGGCGTCCGTGTGCGTTACCCACAGGAACTGCGCGATACGCCCGAACGACTGGCGTCCGTCCTCGTTCCCGTGAGCCACGACGCAGGTACAGCCCCCGCGTCGATGGGCGATGGCATGGCAACCGCCAACAGCCGTGCTCCGAGTCGCGGTGCCGCCCAGATCCCGCTCGGTCAGGTCGCGACCATCCGTCAGGTCTCGGGCCCAATGGTCGTCCGGACGGAGGACGCGCAGCCCACTGCCTGGGTGTATGTGGACGTCGAGGGAACGGATATCGGGGGCTACGTCGCCGACGCGAAGCAAGTGGTCAGTCGTGATCTCGTCCTTCCGGCAGGCTACACGATGGCATGGAGTGGGCAATTCGAGTACATGGAGCGCGCCACGGCAAAGATGCAGCTCGTCGTCCCCGCGACACTGGCCATCGTCTTCCTGCTGCTGTACTTCAACTTCGGTAGCATCAGCGAGACGCTGATTGTGATGCTCTCGATTCCGTTCACGCTCATCGGCGGCATCTGGTTCCTGTGGGCGCTCGATTACGAGTGGTCGGTGGCGGTGACGGTCGGTTTTCTCGCGTTGGCCGGCGTGGCGGCCGAGACGGCCGTCATCATGCTCGTCTACCTGAATAGCGCGTGGGCCGAGCGCAGTGCTGACGGGAAGGTGCCGACGGTGAAGGACCTCTACGAGGCCGTGATCGAAGGGGCCGTCGAACGCGTGCGGCCCAAGATGATGACCGTTGCGTCGACCATGATCGGATTGTTGCCGATCCTGTGGGGCACCGGTACGGGTGCGAGCGTCATGAAGCGCATCGCCGCGCCCATGATTGGAGGCATGGTGAGCAGCACCATCCTGACCCTCCTAGTGGTACCGGCCATTTACTCACTGGTCAAGGAACGGCAACTGGTGGCCGCGGCTCGTGCGAATCGTACCGACGGCCCAGGACGCATGGCACCAAGCGATCCGACGGTACCGTCGCTGGCCTAG
- a CDS encoding efflux RND transporter periplasmic adaptor subunit, translating to MPEIGKEAPVTPVKDKPRWRVLRIVAVVLLPIAALGVTWWVTRTPSTPDAAGEDHTAMARGADSAAPVMLSSDQARRIGVTFAAVTLEELSGQIRAAGQVVVDETRVRTISPKVDGWVERLYVNFTGLQVRRGDPLLAIFSPMLVSAQEELLLAKRLSGEVAEATTETRSGADDLLVSARRRLAYWDISADEIARIESTGRVQRTLTLRAGAEGVVTEKAVTEGQRIMAGDALFRVADLSTVWIEAEVYEQDLRSLRVGQVVDAELDAYPGERWTGRIAYIYPTLTPETRTARVRAQVTNRGMRLKPGMYATVNITGTARAAVLTVPRGAVLATGERQLVFVRRADGQLEPRSVTLGVATAERIQVMRGLQLGDTVVASATFLVDAESNLGTALGGMGDMPGMEMTIPPTAAPRTSPKPPARPTRSPARANPSDTSEAHSGHRPR from the coding sequence ATGCCAGAGATCGGCAAGGAAGCGCCCGTCACCCCCGTTAAAGACAAGCCACGCTGGCGCGTGCTACGTATCGTGGCCGTCGTCTTGCTGCCCATTGCGGCGCTTGGCGTGACGTGGTGGGTGACGCGAACGCCATCGACGCCCGACGCCGCAGGCGAGGACCACACGGCGATGGCGCGAGGCGCCGACAGCGCGGCCCCAGTGATGTTGAGTTCAGATCAGGCGCGCCGTATCGGCGTCACGTTCGCAGCGGTGACGCTCGAGGAGCTCTCCGGACAGATCCGTGCGGCCGGCCAGGTCGTGGTCGATGAGACGCGTGTGCGCACCATCTCACCGAAGGTCGATGGGTGGGTGGAACGGCTGTACGTGAACTTCACCGGTCTCCAGGTGCGACGTGGCGATCCGTTGCTCGCGATCTTCTCGCCGATGCTGGTGAGCGCGCAAGAGGAATTGCTGCTTGCGAAGCGACTCTCCGGTGAGGTCGCCGAGGCAACGACGGAGACCCGATCTGGAGCCGATGATCTGCTCGTGTCGGCGCGTCGGCGACTCGCCTATTGGGACATCTCCGCTGACGAGATTGCGCGCATCGAAAGCACAGGGCGGGTGCAGCGGACGCTCACGCTCCGAGCGGGCGCGGAGGGAGTCGTCACGGAAAAGGCGGTGACTGAGGGACAGCGGATCATGGCCGGCGATGCACTCTTTCGCGTCGCCGATCTGAGCACGGTCTGGATCGAAGCCGAAGTGTACGAGCAGGACCTCCGCAGTCTCCGTGTCGGTCAGGTCGTCGATGCGGAGTTGGATGCGTACCCTGGAGAGCGATGGACTGGACGCATCGCATACATCTATCCCACCCTGACCCCGGAGACACGGACGGCGCGGGTGCGCGCGCAGGTGACCAATAGGGGAATGCGACTGAAGCCCGGCATGTACGCCACCGTCAACATCACAGGGACGGCGCGTGCGGCCGTGCTGACGGTGCCGCGCGGCGCAGTGCTGGCTACAGGCGAGCGTCAGCTGGTGTTTGTACGCCGCGCTGACGGTCAGCTCGAGCCCCGCAGCGTCACGCTCGGGGTGGCTACAGCTGAACGTATCCAGGTGATGCGCGGGCTACAGCTCGGCGATACCGTGGTGGCCTCGGCGACCTTTCTGGTGGATGCGGAGTCCAACCTGGGTACGGCGCTCGGTGGTATGGGTGACATGCCGGGGATGGAGATGACGATACCGCCGACGGCGGCGCCGAGGACGTCACCAAAGCCGCCGGCACGGCCGACACGTTCGCCAGCGCGCGCGAACCCGTCGGACACCTCCGAAGCGCACTCAGGACACCGGCCGAGGTGA
- a CDS encoding alpha/beta hydrolase, which yields MDRSNAGRRQERAGVGPVQSRRTALKRIGVVLGVAVVGGGAVAVSEGDDGADARRPLYTEPLQATPPSAGPTIVFLPGLGATTRFWKTRVMALTANARLLLVDLLGFGRSPKPWEEYSVDRHIAALRQVLQPVAATGPLVLVGHSLGARLAVTYAARYPDEIAQLVLVSMPYFGRTESAKGYFGRRGAEGWIMTHMIPAAIACLVSRRLLGWALPSLIRDVPREVAEDLNQMTWRSSTSTLWEVIYDYDLTPDLASVEGRIPMLCLHGDRDESAPVGPIRELASSHRDCLLRVYVGASHALPLVQPAWVRAQISSVLTLRAGARS from the coding sequence ATGGATAGGAGCAACGCGGGCCGGCGGCAGGAGCGCGCGGGTGTGGGTCCGGTGCAGTCACGTCGTACTGCGCTCAAGCGCATCGGTGTGGTGTTGGGGGTCGCGGTCGTGGGCGGCGGTGCAGTGGCCGTCAGCGAAGGGGACGATGGCGCTGACGCCCGGCGTCCGCTCTACACCGAGCCCTTGCAGGCGACGCCACCATCCGCCGGCCCGACCATCGTGTTTCTCCCCGGCCTCGGCGCGACCACACGCTTCTGGAAGACGCGCGTCATGGCGCTGACCGCAAATGCCCGTCTGTTGCTCGTTGACCTGCTCGGCTTCGGTCGTTCACCGAAGCCGTGGGAGGAGTACAGCGTCGACCGGCACATCGCGGCGTTGCGCCAGGTGCTGCAACCCGTCGCGGCAACTGGTCCTCTGGTGCTCGTCGGTCACTCACTCGGTGCACGCCTGGCTGTCACCTATGCAGCCCGATACCCCGACGAAATCGCACAGTTGGTGCTCGTGAGCATGCCGTACTTCGGACGTACCGAAAGCGCGAAGGGGTACTTCGGTCGCCGTGGCGCGGAGGGATGGATCATGACGCACATGATCCCGGCGGCCATCGCGTGTCTGGTGAGCCGTCGTCTCCTTGGTTGGGCGCTCCCCTCGCTCATTCGGGATGTTCCTCGCGAGGTGGCCGAAGACCTGAACCAGATGACGTGGCGCTCGTCCACGTCCACGCTGTGGGAGGTCATCTACGACTATGACCTGACACCAGATCTCGCATCCGTCGAGGGCCGGATCCCGATGCTATGCCTGCACGGAGATCGCGACGAGAGTGCGCCGGTCGGACCGATCCGTGAACTCGCGTCGTCGCACCGGGACTGTCTGCTGCGCGTCTACGTCGGGGCGAGTCATGCGCTACCGCTGGTGCAGCCCGCGTGGGTGCGAGCGCAGATCTCTTCGGTGTTGACATTGCGTGCAGGAGCTCGGTCATAA
- a CDS encoding Rieske (2Fe-2S) protein translates to MSDNADTSGSPRSHLTEAAPCIGRREFLRRSEIVAGALLVGALPNTVTGCAATRVRYLTPVRQGDRLIVPRVDLERTGALMVEDPASELPIYLHRASSGEFIAVSTRCGHRGCQVEPAATTLQCPCHGSEYTFDGAILQGPTERPLQRYRVTSDATSVYIITSPATR, encoded by the coding sequence ATGAGCGACAATGCTGACACCTCGGGTTCACCCCGGTCGCATCTCACTGAGGCCGCGCCGTGCATCGGCCGTCGTGAGTTCCTGCGTCGCAGCGAGATCGTGGCGGGGGCACTGCTCGTCGGTGCGCTTCCGAACACCGTCACCGGTTGCGCTGCCACACGCGTGCGATACCTGACGCCTGTCCGGCAGGGTGACCGGTTGATCGTGCCACGCGTGGACCTCGAGCGTACCGGCGCCCTGATGGTCGAGGATCCCGCATCGGAGCTCCCGATCTACCTGCATCGCGCGAGCAGCGGCGAGTTCATCGCCGTGTCGACTCGGTGCGGGCATCGCGGTTGCCAGGTCGAGCCAGCAGCGACCACCTTGCAGTGCCCCTGCCATGGCAGTGAATACACGTTTGATGGCGCGATCCTGCAGGGGCCGACAGAGCGTCCGCTGCAGCGCTACCGCGTCACGAGCGACGCGACGAGCGTGTACATCATCACATCCCCGGCGACACGATGA
- a CDS encoding four-helix bundle copper-binding protein, whose protein sequence is MSDSDHQQKNVMMQDCARRCLNTYASCTLTAAHCLEMTGEHAGREHQTAMLDCARLCATAADLVLRGSPIHDAVCGVCAMACRICENFCRSLGAGDAMMEECADMCARSAESCEDMAGHLR, encoded by the coding sequence ATGTCCGACAGTGACCACCAACAGAAGAATGTCATGATGCAGGACTGCGCGAGACGGTGCCTCAACACGTACGCATCGTGCACCCTGACCGCGGCGCATTGCCTCGAGATGACTGGGGAGCATGCAGGACGTGAGCATCAGACCGCGATGCTCGACTGTGCACGACTCTGCGCGACGGCCGCAGATCTGGTCCTGCGCGGATCGCCGATTCACGATGCCGTGTGCGGCGTCTGTGCCATGGCCTGTCGAATCTGTGAGAACTTCTGCCGTTCGCTCGGTGCTGGCGATGCGATGATGGAGGAGTGTGCGGACATGTGTGCCCGCAGCGCAGAGTCCTGTGAGGACATGGCTGGTCACTTGCGCTGA
- a CDS encoding MerC domain-containing protein — translation MIGAVLAALCCAGTPIIVGTVTALGLGFLRSDAVLWPVMLASLGIATWGFWRGRQCHGHIGPLVLGAAGGVSMASGVILVHGFPAMQMIYAGAAALLIATTWNLVLRRARR, via the coding sequence GTGATCGGCGCTGTCCTCGCCGCGCTCTGCTGTGCGGGAACACCCATCATCGTGGGCACCGTCACGGCGCTGGGGCTCGGCTTTTTGCGGAGCGATGCGGTGCTCTGGCCTGTGATGCTCGCCTCCCTGGGCATCGCGACGTGGGGGTTCTGGCGCGGGCGGCAGTGCCATGGACATATCGGCCCGTTGGTATTGGGCGCTGCCGGTGGAGTCTCGATGGCCAGCGGCGTGATCCTCGTCCACGGCTTCCCTGCGATGCAGATGATCTACGCCGGCGCCGCCGCGCTCTTGATCGCCACGACATGGAACCTGGTGCTGCGTCGCGCGCGACGCTGA
- a CDS encoding cation-translocating P-type ATPase: MTSTSPQVGLSASEAERKLREFGSNELALEPAASAAALFLRQFTSPVIWLLLAAGMVSAVLGEWLDAGAILTIVVVNAIIGFMQEFRAQRAVLALRSMTAPRARVKRDGRVELVPAATVVPGDTLLLEAGDVTAADARLVEANALTTNEAALTGESAPVEKNVTLTSPDTPLAERRDFVFMGTSVSTGTGTAIVSSTGMKTELGKIAHLLATAEESATPLQDRLARVSKSLLFICGGIVAIVALAGVIRGWPAIEVFMVAVSLAVAAVPEGLPAVVTIALAVGVQRMASRHVLVRRLPAVETLGNATVICTDKTGTLTTGVMRVRDVWGGDGQELLAAAAACVDAELREDGVDGVGDPTELAILIAAAERGIHRAQIEESNPRVAEKPFDTLLKRMSIEREDRRVYLKGAIESILPLCETQPDGVEAANIAMAERGLRVLAVAVAPAGDETRATLQGLIGIADPPRPEAIEAIATARRAGITTVMITGDHPLTAAAIAKELGIVTGSDAAGDVVHARATPEDKIRIVREWKARGAVVAMTGDGVNDAPALREAHVGIAMGQTGTEVTREASDMVLADDNFASIVAAIREGRGIFDNIRKTLVYLLSGNMAELTVMLVAALSGLPLPLVPLQLLWINVVTDGVPALALVLDPPEKDVLMRPPRSPDEPMLGVAQWRFIVLTGVLQAAVTLSVYLWALRSRELAEARNLAFSVLVFGELFRAFSARSADKVLWEVGAFTNLRLLVVVVASVILQYALHHVAVAQRVLQITPLSWRDCALTIGAGLVPVTIIEVSKLLRSAGRRRRNRLATA; the protein is encoded by the coding sequence GTGACTTCGACCTCGCCGCAGGTCGGGTTGTCGGCATCGGAGGCGGAGCGCAAGCTGCGCGAGTTCGGCTCGAACGAGCTCGCGCTCGAACCCGCTGCGTCGGCCGCCGCGCTCTTCCTTCGCCAGTTCACGAGTCCCGTGATCTGGTTGCTCCTCGCAGCGGGTATGGTTTCAGCGGTGCTCGGTGAGTGGCTGGACGCCGGGGCAATTCTGACAATCGTCGTGGTCAACGCGATCATCGGTTTCATGCAGGAGTTCAGGGCGCAACGCGCCGTGCTCGCACTCCGGTCCATGACCGCTCCCCGGGCGAGGGTCAAGCGTGATGGACGGGTCGAGCTGGTGCCCGCCGCGACGGTCGTGCCCGGCGACACGCTTCTGCTGGAAGCCGGCGACGTGACGGCGGCAGATGCTCGGCTCGTGGAGGCGAATGCGCTGACGACGAATGAAGCGGCACTGACTGGCGAGAGCGCGCCGGTGGAGAAGAACGTGACGCTGACCAGCCCCGACACACCACTCGCCGAACGTCGGGACTTCGTCTTCATGGGCACGTCAGTCTCGACGGGGACTGGTACGGCCATCGTGTCGTCGACCGGGATGAAGACCGAGCTGGGTAAGATCGCGCACTTGCTGGCGACGGCGGAGGAGAGTGCGACGCCACTGCAGGACCGCCTGGCTCGCGTCAGCAAGTCGCTGTTATTCATCTGCGGTGGGATCGTTGCCATCGTCGCCCTCGCTGGCGTGATCCGTGGCTGGCCGGCCATCGAGGTATTCATGGTGGCGGTATCGCTGGCGGTTGCGGCCGTGCCTGAGGGATTGCCGGCCGTGGTGACCATCGCGCTGGCGGTTGGCGTGCAACGCATGGCGTCACGTCATGTGCTGGTGCGGCGATTGCCGGCTGTCGAGACGCTGGGGAATGCCACGGTCATCTGCACAGACAAGACGGGGACGCTCACGACCGGTGTGATGCGCGTCCGCGACGTCTGGGGTGGTGACGGTCAGGAGCTGCTCGCGGCCGCTGCCGCATGTGTGGACGCCGAGCTGCGGGAGGACGGCGTCGATGGGGTTGGTGATCCCACCGAGCTCGCGATCCTGATCGCGGCCGCCGAGCGGGGCATCCATCGTGCGCAGATCGAGGAGAGCAATCCGCGCGTCGCGGAGAAACCCTTCGACACGCTCCTCAAGCGCATGTCGATTGAGCGGGAGGATCGGCGAGTGTACTTGAAGGGTGCCATCGAAAGCATTCTGCCATTGTGCGAGACGCAGCCGGATGGGGTCGAGGCCGCGAACATCGCAATGGCGGAACGCGGCCTTCGCGTCCTGGCGGTGGCAGTCGCGCCTGCCGGTGATGAGACGCGGGCAACGCTGCAGGGCTTGATCGGCATTGCGGATCCGCCGAGACCGGAGGCCATCGAAGCGATTGCGACGGCGCGGCGCGCAGGGATCACCACGGTGATGATTACCGGTGACCATCCGTTGACTGCGGCGGCTATCGCGAAGGAACTCGGCATCGTGACCGGGAGCGACGCGGCTGGTGACGTCGTTCATGCCCGTGCGACGCCGGAGGACAAGATCCGTATCGTTCGCGAGTGGAAGGCGCGCGGTGCCGTCGTCGCCATGACGGGCGATGGCGTCAATGATGCACCGGCGTTACGGGAAGCGCATGTCGGGATCGCGATGGGGCAGACCGGTACGGAAGTCACCCGGGAAGCATCGGACATGGTGCTGGCCGACGACAACTTCGCGAGTATCGTGGCCGCGATTCGCGAGGGTCGCGGCATCTTCGACAACATCCGCAAGACGCTCGTCTATCTGCTGTCGGGCAACATGGCGGAGTTGACGGTGATGCTGGTTGCGGCGCTGAGCGGCCTCCCGCTTCCCCTCGTACCGCTGCAACTGTTGTGGATCAATGTCGTGACGGACGGGGTGCCAGCGCTGGCGCTCGTGCTCGACCCGCCGGAGAAGGACGTGCTCATGCGTCCCCCGCGGTCGCCGGACGAGCCAATGCTTGGCGTGGCGCAGTGGCGATTCATCGTACTGACGGGCGTGTTGCAGGCAGCGGTCACGCTCAGCGTCTACCTGTGGGCGCTCCGGTCACGCGAGCTGGCGGAGGCGCGCAATCTTGCGTTCTCCGTCCTCGTGTTCGGGGAACTCTTCCGCGCATTCTCGGCACGGAGTGCCGACAAGGTGCTCTGGGAGGTCGGTGCCTTCACCAATCTTCGGCTGCTGGTCGTGGTCGTCGCGTCGGTCATCCTGCAATACGCATTGCATCACGTCGCCGTCGCGCAGCGAGTGCTGCAGATCACGCCGCTGTCGTGGCGCGACTGCGCACTAACGATAGGCGCCGGACTGGTGCCGGTCACGATCATCGAGGTGTCAAAACTGTTGCGCAGCGCAGGGCGGCGTCGCAGGAATCGCCTCGCGACTGCCTGA
- a CDS encoding MerR family transcriptional regulator, whose translation MAPVPASGMLIGAFAAAVGVGIETVRYYERRGLLPTSVAERGRGRRYDASAVSRLTFIKAAQDLGFSLDQVGALLRLNDGRHCGETRQLAESKLRAVRQKREALLKIDHALSMLIEQCGTTRATEHCPLIAALSAT comes from the coding sequence ATGGCACCCGTGCCAGCATCCGGAATGCTGATCGGCGCCTTCGCCGCCGCGGTCGGCGTCGGCATCGAGACGGTGCGGTATTACGAACGGCGCGGCCTGTTGCCGACATCAGTTGCAGAGCGCGGGCGCGGTCGACGGTATGATGCGTCAGCTGTGTCCAGACTGACATTCATCAAGGCCGCGCAGGATCTTGGCTTCAGCCTCGATCAGGTGGGCGCGCTGCTGCGGTTGAACGATGGTCGCCATTGCGGCGAGACCAGACAGCTCGCGGAGTCCAAGCTGCGCGCTGTGCGCCAGAAGCGTGAGGCATTGCTGAAGATCGACCACGCGCTGTCGATGCTGATTGAGCAGTGCGGGACGACTCGTGCCACGGAGCACTGTCCGTTGATTGCGGCTCTGTCCGCGACATAG